In a genomic window of Cyanobacterium sp. T60_A2020_053:
- a CDS encoding aminodeoxychorismate/anthranilate synthase component II → MILVIDNYDSFTYNLVQYLGQLSIDFAIAKEIKVYRNDEITLTQLEQLNPDAIVISPGPGNPQSAGICLELVQKFASTYPILGVCLGHQTIGEAYGGKVISAPSLMHGKTSSINHNNQGVFTNLKDSFQATRYHSLIVEKSTLPPVLEMTAWTDDDLIMGIRHRDFPWVQGVQFHPESILTDSGLQILRNFLQSIVELP, encoded by the coding sequence TTGATTCTGGTTATCGATAACTACGACAGTTTTACATATAATTTAGTTCAGTATTTAGGGCAATTAAGTATTGATTTCGCTATTGCCAAAGAAATCAAAGTGTATCGTAATGATGAAATCACCCTAACACAACTAGAACAGTTAAACCCTGATGCCATCGTGATTTCACCCGGTCCGGGTAATCCCCAATCCGCAGGAATTTGTCTGGAATTAGTCCAAAAATTTGCCTCCACATACCCCATCTTAGGAGTATGTTTAGGACATCAAACCATTGGCGAAGCCTACGGCGGTAAAGTTATTTCAGCGCCCTCCCTCATGCACGGTAAAACCTCATCTATCAACCATAATAATCAAGGGGTATTTACCAATTTAAAAGATTCTTTCCAAGCCACTAGGTATCACAGTCTTATCGTAGAAAAATCGACACTTCCCCCCGTTTTAGAGATGACAGCTTGGACGGATGATGATTTAATCATGGGTATTCGTCATCGAGATTTCCCTTGGGTGCAAGGGGTACAATTTCATCCTGAAAGTATCCTCACTGATTCGGGATTACAAATTCTGCGTAATTTTCTGCAATCCATTGTTGAACTTCCCTGA
- a CDS encoding family 10 glycosylhydrolase — MLKKSWLKIIISLIPLWVEVALSTPLAAANDAYCRFDQNAINEKTKLREQAINGNANQKRAYQQIIQRHSQMLKDCRNRNWLKEQAIWLRIYPCDVMDGSIEKVLDRIVDLGYNTVYVEVFFDGRVLLPQNANNTVWQSVVNKPGYENRDLFAETLQKGKERGLNMYAWLFSLNFGYSYSIRPDRTAVLARNGRGQNSLAVVDDGSQVFVDPYHPQARQDYSQLLQAVLQRRPDGVLFDYIRYPRSAGAESVVSNVKQLWIHSEASKQALFRRAQNRQGRWLLERYVNQGFINNNDLEEMRRLFPDELTPVWQGRSPIAPNDLATLQVDIWYFTVAHAAQGVVDFLDYVSNQVKQRGIPAGAVFFPEGNQPVGQIGFDSRVQPWDSFSQSLEWHPMSYALCSGAQCITQQVQRVIDSARSPSQVKPVLAGYWGRNDGKRPSLETQMQGIRNSNRGVTSISHFAYSWIEAEHTRERERCPMME; from the coding sequence ATGTTAAAAAAGTCTTGGTTAAAAATAATTATTAGTCTGATTCCCTTGTGGGTAGAAGTTGCATTATCAACGCCCCTTGCCGCCGCCAATGACGCTTATTGCCGTTTTGATCAAAATGCGATCAATGAAAAAACAAAATTGCGAGAACAAGCTATCAATGGTAATGCCAATCAAAAACGAGCCTATCAACAAATAATCCAACGCCATAGCCAAATGTTAAAAGATTGTCGTAACCGAAATTGGTTAAAAGAACAAGCTATTTGGTTAAGAATTTATCCCTGTGATGTCATGGATGGCTCCATAGAAAAAGTCTTGGATCGCATTGTAGACTTAGGTTATAACACTGTTTATGTAGAAGTTTTTTTCGATGGTAGAGTATTACTGCCACAAAATGCGAATAATACAGTATGGCAAAGTGTAGTCAATAAACCGGGTTATGAAAATCGAGATTTATTTGCCGAAACCTTACAAAAAGGTAAAGAGAGAGGGTTAAATATGTATGCTTGGCTATTTTCCCTTAATTTTGGTTATTCCTATAGTATTAGACCAGATCGCACCGCAGTTTTAGCTCGTAACGGTAGAGGACAAAATAGCTTGGCGGTAGTAGATGATGGCTCACAAGTCTTTGTTGACCCCTATCACCCCCAAGCCCGACAGGATTACAGTCAATTACTCCAAGCAGTTTTACAAAGAAGACCCGATGGCGTATTATTTGACTATATTCGTTATCCTCGTAGTGCCGGCGCTGAATCCGTAGTAAGTAATGTGAAACAATTATGGATTCATAGCGAAGCATCGAAACAAGCTCTTTTCAGACGGGCGCAAAATCGGCAAGGGCGCTGGTTATTAGAACGTTATGTTAATCAAGGATTTATCAATAACAATGACTTAGAAGAAATGCGCCGACTTTTTCCCGATGAATTAACCCCAGTATGGCAGGGGAGAAGCCCCATTGCCCCCAATGATTTGGCTACTTTACAAGTTGATATATGGTATTTTACCGTTGCCCATGCAGCGCAAGGAGTAGTTGATTTTCTTGATTATGTTAGTAATCAGGTGAAACAAAGAGGAATACCAGCCGGCGCTGTATTTTTCCCCGAAGGTAATCAACCCGTAGGGCAAATTGGTTTTGATTCTAGGGTGCAACCTTGGGATAGTTTTAGTCAGAGTTTAGAATGGCATCCCATGTCCTATGCTTTATGTAGTGGTGCTCAATGTATTACCCAGCAAGTGCAGAGAGTCATTGACAGCGCCCGTAGCCCTAGCCAAGTCAAACCGGTTTTAGCCGGATATTGGGGCAGAAACGATGGCAAGCGCCCTTCCCTTGAAACCCAAATGCAGGGTATTCGTAACAGTAATCGGGGCGTTACTTCCATTTCCCATTTTGCCTATTCTTGGATTGAGGCAGAGCATACCAGAGAGCGCGAACGCTGTCCCATGATGGAATAA
- the bioF gene encoding 8-amino-7-oxononanoate synthase produces MSSLQNYLSKSLHTIKKANWYRHEKTISFLSHSLVEIEGKWLVNFASNDYLGLASDSRVITGALEAIQKYGTGSTGSRLLSGHRPLHRQLEEALAQWKGSENALVFSSGYQANLGTISALVGKKDLILGDEYNHSSLKNGGKLSQAHCIDYGHNNCQNLVNLLTQHRHNFRHCLITTDTVFSMDGDIAPLAELLDIANHFDCWLLVDEAHATGVLGVTGAGCVEHFQLKGDNLIQIGTLSKAIGSLGGYVAGSNLLVEFLRNRCPTWIYTTALSPGDTGAALTAVQIIPSALHLRQQLWDNINHFKKLAKIHQIEFMDSDSAILCLKTPNAETALGLAQKLNLEGFLVPAIRPPTVPSSRLRFSLMATHSQEDLTSLMKIMSYEL; encoded by the coding sequence ATGTCATCTTTGCAGAATTATCTTAGTAAATCTTTACACACCATTAAAAAAGCTAATTGGTATCGTCACGAAAAAACCATTAGCTTTTTATCCCATAGCCTTGTGGAAATAGAGGGGAAGTGGTTAGTTAACTTTGCTAGTAATGATTATCTTGGTTTAGCTTCAGATAGCCGTGTGATAACAGGTGCATTGGAGGCTATTCAAAAATATGGCACCGGTAGCACGGGTTCAAGATTACTAAGTGGTCATCGCCCGTTACATCGTCAACTGGAAGAAGCCTTGGCACAATGGAAAGGCTCAGAGAATGCCTTGGTGTTTAGTTCAGGCTATCAGGCTAATCTCGGCACGATTAGCGCCCTTGTGGGCAAAAAAGATTTAATTTTAGGTGATGAATACAATCATTCCAGTTTAAAAAATGGTGGAAAATTGAGTCAAGCCCATTGTATTGATTATGGTCATAATAATTGCCAAAACTTGGTAAATTTATTAACTCAACATCGTCATAATTTTCGTCATTGTTTGATTACGACGGATACGGTATTCAGTATGGATGGAGACATAGCGCCCCTCGCCGAATTACTAGATATTGCTAATCATTTTGATTGTTGGTTATTGGTGGATGAAGCCCATGCCACAGGGGTTTTAGGGGTGACGGGCGCTGGATGTGTGGAGCATTTTCAACTCAAAGGGGATAATCTCATTCAAATTGGCACACTCAGTAAAGCCATCGGTAGTCTAGGAGGTTATGTGGCAGGGAGTAACCTCCTGGTCGAATTTCTCCGTAACCGTTGCCCCACTTGGATTTATACCACAGCGCTTTCCCCTGGGGATACGGGCGCCGCCCTCACCGCCGTACAAATTATACCCAGCGCCCTTCACCTTAGACAACAATTATGGGATAATATCAACCACTTTAAAAAGTTAGCTAAAATACACCAGATTGAGTTTATGGACAGTGATTCAGCTATTTTATGTTTAAAAACTCCTAATGCTGAAACTGCTCTAGGATTAGCTCAAAAGCTCAATTTAGAAGGGTTTTTAGTTCCAGCCATTCGTCCCCCTACCGTTCCTAGTAGTCGCTTACGATTTTCCCTGATGGCTACCCATAGTCAAGAAGATTTAACCTCGTTAATGAAAATTATGAGTTATGAATTATGA
- a CDS encoding diacylglycerol kinase family protein → MGNLLKNKSSLDGVTGAELFPSSQSSHILPDYTPQGDRGSAWQIAPDLLSSFGYAWAGVRYGFKTQRNFRIHCLMAVVAIGFGFYLHATAVEMAVITLTCAMVMVLELLNTALESVVDLTVGKTYHHLAKIAKDCAAGAVLVSAICALLVASFILLPHGLNLIVSI, encoded by the coding sequence ATGGGTAATCTTCTTAAAAATAAATCTTCTCTTGATGGGGTGACGGGCGCTGAGTTATTTCCCAGCAGTCAATCTAGCCACATACTTCCCGACTATACCCCTCAAGGGGATAGGGGTTCGGCTTGGCAAATAGCGCCCGACTTACTGAGCAGTTTCGGTTATGCTTGGGCTGGTGTGCGCTATGGATTCAAAACCCAGCGAAATTTCCGTATTCATTGTCTTATGGCAGTGGTGGCAATAGGTTTTGGCTTTTATCTCCACGCCACCGCCGTGGAAATGGCTGTGATTACCCTTACCTGTGCCATGGTTATGGTATTGGAATTACTCAACACTGCTTTGGAATCCGTGGTGGATTTAACAGTAGGGAAAACCTATCATCATCTCGCTAAAATTGCCAAAGATTGTGCGGCGGGCGCTGTTTTAGTCTCAGCTATTTGTGCCTTATTAGTAGCCAGTTTCATTTTGTTACCTCATGGGTTAAACTTAATAGTCTCAATCTAA
- a CDS encoding D-alanyl-D-alanine carboxypeptidase family protein translates to MDEIPTALREKNRSSLKNQSLFISGKGAGIKTVIWFVIGIITVIILSFSFGKLTNRNPAPVAVENTKPAPVTIEQPNIPQEEEQVVNQEIIPENILGHLAYEQAPVSELKAITADGRIRLRVKSAEKYIEMATDARRQGINLIPISGFRAIDEQEYLFFEIKQQRNQGVSERAEVSAPPGYSEHHTGYAIDIGDGDNPDTNLSISFENTPAFQWLQQNAPRYSFELSFPRDNLQGISYEPWHWRFVGDTHSLKTFYQARQITQPLQ, encoded by the coding sequence ATGGATGAAATTCCCACCGCACTAAGAGAGAAAAATCGATCATCCCTGAAAAACCAGTCACTTTTTATAAGTGGGAAGGGCGCTGGAATTAAAACCGTGATTTGGTTTGTCATCGGTATTATTACCGTAATTATACTGTCATTTTCTTTTGGTAAATTAACCAATCGCAATCCAGCGCCCGTCGCCGTAGAAAACACCAAACCAGCGCCCGTCACCATTGAGCAACCAAACATACCACAAGAAGAAGAACAAGTCGTTAATCAAGAAATCATCCCAGAAAACATTTTAGGGCATTTAGCCTACGAACAAGCGCCCGTTAGCGAATTAAAAGCTATTACGGCTGACGGCAGAATCCGTTTAAGAGTTAAAAGTGCCGAAAAATATATCGAAATGGCTACAGACGCGCGCCGACAAGGGATTAATCTCATACCAATTTCAGGATTTCGTGCCATTGACGAACAAGAATACCTCTTTTTTGAAATCAAACAACAGAGAAATCAAGGGGTATCAGAAAGAGCCGAAGTCAGCGCACCTCCCGGTTATAGTGAACATCATACCGGCTACGCCATCGATATTGGTGACGGTGACAACCCAGATACTAATTTAAGCATTAGCTTTGAAAATACTCCTGCTTTTCAATGGTTACAACAAAATGCCCCTCGTTATAGTTTTGAGTTATCTTTTCCCCGTGATAACCTACAAGGTATCAGTTATGAGCCTTGGCATTGGCGTTTTGTTGGTGATACTCACAGTTTAAAAACTTTTTATCAAGCTCGACAAATTACACAACCACTACAATAA
- a CDS encoding alpha-D-glucose phosphate-specific phosphoglucomutase: protein MSIITVTTKPFSDQKPGTSGLRKAVTVFQQPHYLENFIQAIFDTLEMEGQTLVLGGDGRYYNRQAIQIILKMASANGVGRVLVGCEGILSTPAASCLIRANNAYGGIILSASHNPGGPDGDFGIKYNVTNGGPAPEKVTEDIYQRTSTIDKYYILESADINLNQVGSFKMGAMDVEVLDSVQPYSELMESLFDFDLIRQLLTNGKFTMCMDSLHAVTGPYAKAIFEQKLGAKSGTVTNGKPLEDFGGGHPDPNLVYAKDLVKILFGDNAPDFGAASDGDGDRNMILGKHFFVNPSDSLAVITANAHLVKGYKDGLKGVARSMPTSAAVDRVAEKLGIDCYETPTGWKFFGNLLDADKATICGEESFGTSSNHIREKDGLWAVLFWLNILAVRGESVEAILKSHWATYGRNYYSRHDYEEVATEGANQLVDSLRSQFDTLVGQQYGNYTVKYADDFSYTDPVDGSVTTKQGIRIGFTDGSRIVFRLSGTGTKGATVRVYLESYESDTAKQNLDTQEALGDLINIAEEIAHIKKYTNRDVPTVIT, encoded by the coding sequence ATGAGTATCATCACTGTTACTACTAAACCATTTTCCGACCAAAAACCCGGTACTTCGGGCTTAAGAAAAGCTGTTACGGTTTTTCAACAACCTCACTACCTCGAAAATTTCATTCAAGCCATTTTCGATACCCTCGAAATGGAAGGACAAACCCTCGTGTTAGGTGGTGACGGGCGCTATTACAACCGCCAAGCTATCCAAATTATTCTCAAAATGGCTTCTGCTAACGGCGTTGGTCGTGTTTTGGTTGGTTGTGAAGGAATTTTGTCTACTCCTGCCGCCTCTTGCTTAATTCGTGCTAATAACGCCTATGGTGGTATTATTCTTTCTGCTTCTCATAATCCGGGTGGTCCTGATGGTGACTTTGGAATTAAGTACAATGTTACTAATGGTGGTCCAGCGCCCGAAAAAGTCACAGAAGATATTTACCAGCGCACTTCTACCATCGATAAATATTACATTTTAGAATCTGCTGATATTAATTTGAATCAGGTAGGATCATTTAAAATGGGTGCCATGGATGTGGAGGTGTTAGATTCGGTACAGCCTTATAGTGAGTTAATGGAATCTCTATTTGACTTTGATTTAATTCGTCAACTGCTCACCAATGGCAAGTTTACCATGTGCATGGATTCTCTCCACGCCGTTACAGGTCCTTATGCTAAGGCAATTTTTGAGCAAAAATTAGGGGCAAAATCTGGCACTGTCACCAATGGAAAACCGTTGGAAGATTTTGGCGGTGGTCATCCTGATCCTAATTTAGTTTATGCTAAAGACTTGGTAAAGATTCTCTTTGGAGATAATGCGCCAGATTTTGGCGCCGCTTCCGATGGGGATGGCGATCGTAATATGATTTTAGGAAAGCATTTTTTCGTTAATCCTAGTGACAGTTTAGCGGTGATTACAGCTAATGCTCATCTTGTCAAGGGTTACAAAGATGGTTTAAAAGGGGTAGCGCGCTCCATGCCCACCAGCGCCGCAGTGGATAGGGTAGCGGAAAAACTTGGTATTGATTGCTATGAAACCCCGACGGGTTGGAAGTTTTTTGGCAATTTATTGGATGCTGATAAGGCTACTATTTGCGGAGAGGAAAGTTTCGGGACAAGTTCTAACCATATCAGAGAAAAGGATGGTTTGTGGGCGGTGCTTTTTTGGTTAAATATTTTAGCAGTGCGTGGTGAATCAGTGGAAGCTATCCTCAAATCTCATTGGGCAACCTACGGGCGCAATTATTACTCTCGTCACGATTATGAGGAGGTAGCAACGGAGGGCGCTAATCAATTAGTTGATAGTTTACGCTCTCAATTTGATACTCTTGTGGGTCAGCAATACGGCAATTATACCGTAAAATACGCCGATGACTTTAGTTATACTGATCCTGTGGATGGTAGTGTCACCACAAAACAAGGTATCAGAATCGGTTTTACTGATGGTTCAAGAATTGTTTTCCGATTGTCTGGTACTGGAACGAAGGGCGCTACTGTAAGGGTATATCTGGAAAGTTATGAGTCTGACACAGCTAAACAAAATTTGGACACCCAAGAGGCTTTAGGGGATTTAATTAATATTGCGGAAGAAATCGCTCACATTAAAAAATATACTAATCGTGATGTGCCTACCGTAATCACTTAA
- a CDS encoding glycosyltransferase, whose translation MKVAHIIPSIAPVRGGPSKAIIEMVDALQNKGVCVEIITTNDNGNNLLNVPLYRQTVYEKVPVTFFPRLCLSSKAIQEFNFAWSLTKWLWGHISDYDLIHVHTLFNYPSTIAMVIAKWRKIPYIIRPCGMLLKWSLQQKATKKELYLKLIEEANINYSQRIHYTALQEKEEAQVLNLKTKDFILPLGLTIPELIPRSKEKLINLYDIPKNIPIILFLSRIHEKKGLDFLVNALGKLSLDFRLIIAGSGEPDYEDKIKNLITSNNLKNKVIWAGFVEGELKNTLLQGSDLFALTSYSENFGIAVLEALASGLPVVITPGIALSSMVKDNDLGYICDLDIDSIYLAITRALSNPEKLEDMSRRGRKFIQKNYSWDKIAKDLVDVYKEIIKDK comes from the coding sequence AAAGCAATTATTGAAATGGTGGACGCACTGCAAAATAAAGGAGTATGTGTAGAAATTATTACAACTAATGATAATGGAAATAATCTATTAAATGTGCCTTTATATCGACAAACTGTTTATGAAAAAGTACCAGTGACATTTTTTCCCCGTTTATGTCTATCAAGTAAGGCCATTCAGGAATTTAATTTTGCATGGTCATTAACCAAATGGTTATGGGGACATATTTCTGATTATGATTTAATTCATGTACACACTCTATTTAATTATCCTTCAACTATTGCTATGGTTATAGCAAAATGGCGAAAGATTCCCTACATTATTCGACCATGTGGTATGCTATTGAAATGGTCATTGCAACAAAAAGCAACCAAGAAAGAATTATATTTAAAACTAATAGAAGAAGCTAATATCAACTATAGTCAAAGGATACACTACACGGCACTACAAGAAAAAGAAGAAGCACAAGTTCTTAATTTAAAAACAAAGGATTTTATTTTACCTTTAGGTTTAACAATTCCTGAATTAATCCCACGCTCGAAAGAAAAACTAATCAATCTTTACGATATTCCAAAAAATATACCAATAATTTTATTTTTATCTCGTATTCATGAAAAAAAGGGGCTTGATTTTTTAGTTAATGCCTTAGGTAAATTATCCCTTGATTTTCGGTTAATTATTGCGGGAAGTGGTGAACCAGACTATGAAGATAAAATAAAAAATTTAATTACCAGTAACAATTTAAAAAATAAAGTAATTTGGGCCGGTTTTGTAGAGGGAGAATTAAAAAATACTTTATTACAAGGTTCAGATTTATTTGCGTTGACTTCCTACTCAGAAAATTTTGGTATTGCGGTTTTGGAGGCTTTAGCTTCTGGCTTACCTGTGGTGATTACGCCGGGTATTGCTTTATCTTCTATGGTTAAGGACAATGATTTAGGCTACATTTGTGATTTAGATATTGATTCTATTTACTTAGCTATAACAAGGGCTTTAAGTAATCCAGAAAAGCTGGAAGATATGAGTCGGCGTGGTCGTAAATTTATTCAGAAAAACTACAGTTGGGATAAAATTGCGAAGGATTTAGTTGATGTTTATAAAGAAATTATTAAGGATAAATAA